The window TGGGATGACTGCAAACTCCCAGGGAGAGGCTGGGGTTTCCATGAGGTCCAGCCTGGCAGTGGGGCCTTCTGGATAAGCCCCGACGGGTGGTCTTCCCCAAGAGTCCCCGAGAGATGCGGGTGTACCTCTTCCCGGAGGAGTGAGGACTGAGCCACCCAGGTGGGGTGCCTGCCCTTAGCAGCTGCCGGGAGCCCCCTGCCCAGGACAAGCCCCTGGTCCTGAAGCCCCTCTCTCCACAGAcagccccctggagaaggcagcgGCTGACCACAGATCCGTCTATGTGGGCAATGTGAGTGAGGGGAGGAGGGCAACTGCAGCCCCCTCCTGGCTGAGAGGATTAAAGGAAGGGCGAAGGGCCGTGTTTCAGGGGCAGACTCCAAAGCCACACAGGCCTGAAAAGGAGAAACAGGAGGGGCGTCTGATGAAGGGGCATCTCCAAGCGGAGACCCTCTGTGGTCAGACCCACTGTGGCCTGGGTTGGGGGTCCAATGAGGGGGCATCCCCAAGACGGAGTACGGACTCTTTGTGGTCAGACCCACTGTAGCCTGGGATTCAGGGTTTCTATGTGCAGTCTCCGGGTGAGCAGATCACTGGCAACAAATTCCACTCAGAAAAGCCACAACCCCTGCCTAGGCCAGTGAACTTGGGGAACGTTCCTCTGGGTAGCCAGTCCCCTCCTCCAAaaggggtgggggacagaggcCCAAGCTACTACCCCCCACACCGGGGCCCAATCAACCCCTCTCTACCAAGAAAACGTGCTGCAGGAGCCCCTGGGAGGGGGAGGCTGGTGCACAAGGCCCCCCACCGTGGCCCGTGCCTGGCAGGTGGACTATGGGGGCACGGCCCAGGAGCTGGAGGCCTATTTCAACCACTGCGGGGAGATCCACCGGGTCACCATCCTGTGCGACAAGTTCTCTGGACACCCCAAGGGGTCAGTGTGGGGCCTTGGGGAGGTGACCTCGAGGAAGGGTCCGGTGCCCGGGGAGGACAGCTATGCCTGGGTAAGCATTGCCCTCACTGGCCCCTGCTCCATCCCAGCTATGCCTACATAGAGTTTGCCACCGAGAGCTCGGCCCAGGCCGCTGTGGAGCTGGACAAGAGCATCTTTCGAGGCCGGGTCATCAAGGTGTGTGTCACTGCAAGacgagggggtgggggtggggtggggcaagtGGCAAGGACACACAGCTGCCCCAGCATGGCCCTTTGCCAGTCTCTGGTGTTTGGGCACGTCTGCTGGACTGAGgcttccttcctgacccagactcCACCTGCAGGGGGAGATGCTGGCTTGACTGAAGCTGTGGCTGGACTGTTGTGGTCTAAGTGGGGATCTTGAGATGACTGGGACCAGGCTAGGGTCTGATGCCTCAGGCAGCCGCATGCCCTGGGGCCACCAGGGCCTGGTGGGTACTGGGGCCTGTGTTCACCTGCTTAAGAGCCTTCAGCAGGGAAACCCCGGAAGGCAGCTTTAGTCTTCGTCTCGgctaggggtggggaggaggataTGAGAACAAAGATCTCAGGCGGACTTGGCCTTTGTTTCCAGGTGCTGCCCAAAAGGACCAATTTACCAGGGATCAGTTCCACGGACCGCGGAGGCCTTCGAGGACACCCAGGCGCCAGAGTGGGATCCTTCCCCCACAGCGGCCTCCAAGGCGGGGCCCGTTTCAGACCACGAGGGCGGAGCCGGTGGGCGGGGCCCTGGGAGGGCGGGATCCTattggggcgggggcggggcccggtGGGCGGAGCTCTGGAGGCCGCTCACCTCCCATTCTCCTTCCCGCAGGGGACGCGGAAGATTCTCACCGTGGTTTTCTCCGTATTGAAGCGAGGACGGGATTTTGAGAGTGGGGTTTGCCACTTGGTCAGGAATCAACATTGGTGCTCCTAAGAATaacttcccctcccccttcatTCCGCTGGAGGACTGCTGGACCCCACCGAGGCCACCGTGCACGGAGCGGAGCACAGGGTGGGTCTGGCGCGGACGCCAGTCAGGGCTGTGGAGGGCATGGGACGAAGCTGTGGGCAGGTGAGGTCTGGGCACCACGGGGTCAGCGCCGGCTCGACTTACTCAGGGATGTTCCACTAACGCCTTTtatagaaaagtagaaatagtGTCTTATTGGTAAAGTATAAATTATTAAACTTGAATATTTTTTAGAGGCACATGGCAACAGTGTCCCCTTTATTCGCCTCACTTGGACGCTGTTTCCTCAGGTGCAGAGAAAGCAGTTGCTGGGTGACTCAATCTGAGACGCACGCTAACAGCCAATGGGCAGCCCCCTCACACCGTAGGGACAAGCTGTTGCTGTGTCTTCACCCCAGGTCCTGTGGCCTCCGGGACACATGCTCGGCCCATGACGAGTGACAGAGGGAGGGTGCAGGCCCGGCCCTGGTGAGACCTGAGCGCAGAGGTTTCCATGCCGGCCCCCTGCCTGTGCCCTgcaccgccccgccccccccccgccccccccgcctcCTTGTGCACTGATTACGCTCAGCTCAGAGCTGAGGAAGGAAGCTGTGGGTCTGGGCTGCAGACACACTCGGTCACGGCCTTAAATAACTAAAAAACCTCTCCCTGGGCTTCTCTAAAGAAACCCTCTTTGCCTTGTAACCTTTCAGTTATCAGCTACTCAAGTTTCAAACACAGCTGCTCTGGGGCTCCAAGCCCCAAAGGTCCCCAGTGCCCAGTGTCCCCTTTACAGCACCAGTGAAGGCAGCATTCTCTCGGGAGGGCAAGTAGCCCTCTGCTCTCCATCCACGTGTCCATCAGGCTAGGTTCACATTCCCCTGCTGATCTGGGATCACAATGGTCCTTATAGAGGCATGAATGACAACACCCCAAAATTATGTCTGCATCATAATCTCCAGTGCTTGTagatgtgatcttatttggaaaaggggtctttgcagatgcaaCTAAGCTTCAGCTGCGTGGCCCTAAACCCAGTGACACAAACTGGGTATGAGACACATGGAGAAAGCAATGTGGAGACGGCAGAAGTTGCAGTGATGTGTCCATAAACCAAGGAGCCACGATGGCTGCTGGCCATCATTGGAAGCTGGAGAGGCTGAAAAGACCCTCCCTCAGAGCCTCCAGGATGAACCAGCCCTGCCAACCCCTCGGTTTCTGACTCTGGCCCCCAGAACCGTGTGAGAGAATAGATTCTATTTCTACACACGCACCAGCAcgctcacacatacacaccactgCCCACCCCTGGAGAAGATGGGTGTGAGGGGCTGAGTGGCAGGGCCCTTGCCAGGACCCTGTGCACTTATGGGGCTGCAGAAGAGACAGGCTGCCTGCACCGCACCCTGGAGCTGAATTTCATGAAGCACCAGCTCCTGCGGCTCCACACTTCAGGTCAGTGCCCTCCTTGGCAAGCAGGCTCCACACTGTCACTGTgcacattgcttttctttttagaaaacgtgtatttctttggctgtgctgggtctcagttgtggcatgtgggatctgttagttgcaacttgcaggatctttagttatggcatgtgaactctcagttgcagtgtgtgggatctagttccctgaccaggtattgaacctcaGCCCCCTGTAGTGGGAGTGCGGAACCTTAGccactgggaccaccagggaagtccctgcaagtTGCTTTCTATAAGTACCTGCTGACAGGCATCTACCCCAAGGAACTGGTCCCTTTTCAGAAGTACCTTCTTAATCCCTTCTGTATGGCCACTTCAAGGAGAATGGACCTGGGAGGCACTCCTTTCCCTTGGATTTCAGGTCTGAGCAGCCCACATGGGCGGCCAGAGCTCCGACCCACACTTCCTTAGCTGTAcccagaggaagccaagacaCGCAGCATCCTCTTGGCCCATCTGGCCTGACACAGAAGGGAGAAGGAATGCTGATAGGGAGGGAAGACCAACTTCAACAGAAATCACTGGTGCAACAGCCAAGGGCTGAGTAGGAGCTGCATCTGACAGGGCTCAGTCCTGGAGGGAGGATGGGCCTGAGGCAGCAGGGGACGCAGGCAGGCGGCCTTCATTGAGGCCAGCCTCATGGtatgaagaaaacagaagttaAGGTGAAAGCACTATCTGAGAGTTCTGTTGGCAAAGGCAAGCATATTACTTCTAACCCTTATTTTCTCAGGCTGAAAATGGAAATCCATGTGAAAACCCTTAAATGTAAAGCCATTTATGGGTTGGTCTGGCTCCACCTACAGGAAAACCCAAACAACAGTGGCTTCAACAAGATAagggttttattttctcatttaaaaaaaatgctgaacattcagaactggTATGTCAGCAAAGACCCAGACCTTGCCTAGTTTTCTGCTCCCCATCCTTAGAGGATGAATCTTGTCTGCATGCTGTCAAGATAGCTTCCTaagctccagccatcacatccaaGTTCCAAGACAGAAGAAGGGAAAAGGTGAAGGTACTGCCAGCTAAATCCCTCTTTTAAGTCTCTTTCCTGCAAGTGTTTCCCAACATCATCCACTTACATGCCACAATGACCTACCCATGTGAGGATAAGGAAGTATATTTTGTCTGGCCAATTGTCTCCAATAACACTGGGGATCTATTAGTAAAGAAACAAGGCAGAATGGATGTCAGCTTAGCAAACTGCAATCCCTGCTTCGTCCTTTCCTCAGGCAGGAGAGATTACTAGTAACAGCTCAACCAGAGATCTGAGGATGGACTGGGGAGAAAGCCCATGTGAAGATGGCTGCATCAGCCCCATATCTGCTGATCACACTTCTTGGCCCTCGTCTAGGTCCTGtgattccgtgtgtgtgtgtgtgtgtgtgtgtaggctggtggtggtggggaaccTGGGACTTGTGCCTTTCACATACActctgagcttttcttttttttttaatttctgtaattataaaaaaaatttcatctgTGCAGTAAACCCAAAGACAAGCGGAGCAGAATACACCCCAGATCTAGCCCTGGGCTGCCAACACTCACAGATCACAGCTTCCCCACTCCCAATGAGTCTAAGCCACCTTTCTCCTGGCCAGAGACCCCCTCCAGAGTAACTGAGGAGGCAGAAggggactctcaaagagtttGCTCATTTGGTGTCCACCAGCAGTTGATAAGATGATAGGTAAACGGTCTCAGGAAGGCAGCCTTCCAGGGTGGAGCAAGACCAGAAAGGGGAAGCCCCACCCCCAGGGGAAGGTGTGCAGGCCATCCCACCTGCCCCTCTAACTGGGCTCTGGGCACAGGAGGCTGACCCCTCCAGACAAGCCCACCTTCTCAGTCACTGGGGGGTGCAGCCAGGGCATTGACGCAGCAGGGTGGCTGGTCTACAGGTCTTCTGCCCCTCCCTTCGCAGCCTCTTCAGGGCTCCAAGCTCCAGAAGCTCTTGCCACCAGGTTCTCCCTGCCCCTTCATGCCTGGTGGGAACAAGAGTTCCTGTTCCATCTGGTCCCTGATCAGCTCTGTCCCCTGTAAAGTCCCAGGTAAACTCTTTTTTTGGGGTGTAGTACATAgattgcaggatcttagtttccccacaagggatcaaacctgggctccctgcagtggacgctcagagtcctaatcactggaccactaggggagTCCCTAAACTCTCTTTAATTAAAGCCTCTGCTGTCTCAGAAGAAAAAACCCAAAGCTGATCTCACAAGACCTTTAGTCAACATGCCCCAAGCATGAGGCCCTGCCCCCGGCGACCCCCAGGAGAGGCAAGTGAGATGAACAGACAACTGGATAATGCGGTTATGTACAGAACCATTCCTTCCAGCCAGGGGCTGCAGAGCTCTGCTCAGCAGACCTGGATCATCATGGAAGTCACCATGCCATCGAAGGCCCTGTAGAAAGAAATAGACCAATCAAAGAGGCAGACCTACACCCGCCCTCCATCCCTGGCTGGCAGAGATGTCAGTCTCCCAGGTCCAGGTAAGTGAAGCCGGCTGAAGCCCGCATGTGCATCCTCCCACACTGGGTGGTgagaatctgagtctcctgcctcACCCCTGTGTGACTTTCCACAGAGCTGCCCTGGCTGGGTCTCCAGTCAGGGGTGGGACCCCGGATGACCTAAGACACAGTGTCACCACTGAAGGGAGGTGCCACAGGAAGGGTCTGGCTGGAGTCACCTGTTGGAAacacagggaattcccaggagcAGTTCTGGAGCACATACACATGAATGCTTCTTTGGGAAACATTATTTTTGACGTTCCAGTGTTTTGTCTGTGTTTACCTGAAGGCTATTTGGAAGATATctgtaatttaattttctaatcaTCCAAGTTCAATGTCAAAGACAAAATCAGCACTGGCAAGAGAACGTTTTCTCCCGGAAGGCTCCTGTCCACATGCCTGGGCCCTCACTGGGATCTGGGGAGGCGCCCCAGTACCTGCTGGGCGCACCTGGAAGACCAGATGGATGAGCTCTGCCCCCGCCCTGCTCCCCAACTCCCCTTCTGTTTCACATGTTGGAGATCCATGTAAGTGTTTGTTTGGGAAAAGAGGGTTCTGCCATTTCAGAACAGCTGCCTTAGAGGCACAGTGCCTGTTGCTTTAAAAGAccttccctctctccatccctctcAGAATTGCTGCCTCTCAGCAGGGCAGGGGTTACCAGAGAAGGCGCCACGCCCACCTGGACTGAATACGGTCCCCGGGGTTATAGAAGGGGTTGCACATTACGTCTGTGTAGGAGTTGTGCAGCTTCCGGAACATCTGAAACAAGCAACAACATGTTTACTTCACACGGACGCACAGCTGCCACCACGCTGGGGGATTCTCAGCATTTCTAAAGAAACATGGAAAATCAAATCACCAGTCCCCATACTCACACTGCGGATTTCGTTGTCTCTGAGCGCTGTGTTGGAGGAATCCACTACCATGACAAACTTCACCTTGGAGTTGGTCACATAACCGTATCTGCACAGCTGGTTAGGGAATTCGCTCATAACACAGGGACTCATCACTGCAGAGTCTGTGAGCCCAGGGCCATCTGCACatgtcccccagctcctcagctgcTCTGGAGGTGCATGACAACCTGCATCACAACaccagccctgggctgggcctgTCTCGCAGTGCCAGGAGGACACAGGGCCACGCCGGGTGTGACCGGACACTTCCTTATACAGTTTTCGGTGTTTGCtggaggagcagagggcaggcAACTAAGGCCTGTCACAACTCAAGCCCTGGGGCGACCTGCCCAAACCCTGGGGCACCTCGCCCTCTCTGTGCATCAATTCCCAGCCCCAGAGAGTTAACTGCAAAACCAGAGGTTGCACAAACGAGGTGCAGTCTGCCTAAGGTACCCACACCTCTAAAGGCCACTTTGTCTTGTGAACCAGTGGCTCCCAGGCAGTGACACTGGGCAAACTCATTACTATTAAATACTTGTTGGAATGTCTTTGAACTCCATGGGTTTTGGAGTAATCTCTCCTGGTCAAGATCTTAGAGTGACAGGTGGGGCTGAGCCTGAAAAAGAGATGAGTGAATGATGACCCCTGGCTCAGGAGGCGGTGGTCCTGCTGGGACGGCACAGGAAGGCGTCCTTGCAGGCATGACGCTAGAGAGTCCCCAGTCCCTCCACAAACTCCAGGGACAAGTGAGGACTGTCACAATTCTTCAGGCAACTCAAGTCTGGCTGTTCCCACATCATCCTCTTAACTAAAGAAAAAAGGGTATGAAGTCTTAATTGGTCTCAAGCTGCTCTAATTCTCCACTGGTCAAAAGCCcacatcttttttcctttccaagtGACGTTATAAGATGCTTTTCAAGGGAACCTGATGCTACAGTGCACCCCGTGACTGCAGGAAATCCCGACTTGAAGTCGCTGACAGACACAAGGATACACCTTGTAGTCTTCTGTAGGATAGAGCAGGCCCAGGTAGAGCTCCCTCTGGTCCACCAAGGCCTTCCCCATGGCAGAGATCTTCTCATCCACCACGTCCAGGGATGTGTGCACCATGTAGTGGAACTTGAGCTCATTCTCCGTGGGGACGCTGCGGATGTAAAGAGGATAATTCTGCAAGAAAAGGATGATGGTGGCTGAAGTGACGAAGATCCACCCTGGGTGCACAGGCCCAGAAAACAAGGCCCCACCCTAGCGGGTGCCCTTCTCCTAATCCCATGATACTGGCTGTTTCCCAAAATGCCAACTCCTGCAAATGTCACCTGGGCAGAGGTGCTGGCAGACTCATTCTAGACCCTTCAAGGCTCAGCTCAGACCTCCATCTCTGCAGAGCCATTTTGGAGCAACCTAACCCTGGAGTTTAAACAGCATCTTTCCAGGCTGCCACAGGCCTGGTGCTGCACAGATATAGTGTGCACAACACTGCCTCTACCCTGACTGATAGGGATGACATCGGGTGAAGGAGACAGTCTACAGACCCACCAACAAATAATGCAGCACGTGCTAGCACAGAGCCCAGCATAACAGGAGCTTCACGGGAGAACAGCCTCAGAagcctggtcttttttttttttttttggtagaagcCTGGTCTTAACAAAAGGTTATGAGGCTACCAAGGTTCCCTGTAGTAGGGGCGGGTGAATGGCCACGCAGCTCAATCGTAGGATTTAGAAAGAGCTTTCTACAGAAAGTGAAATCTATGGTGGCCTGTGGAGAGAACGGGagtggaagagagggagggaggggtcccAGGTGTAAAGACCCAGTGAGAGAGCTCAGCCTGCCAGGGGAGCTGCAAGTAATTCCGTTGGTTGGAGTGAAGGATGTCACTGGTATGGGAGGAAAGTTATTCAGACGTGAATCTAATGAGAAGCCAATGTTGAGATTTTAGGCAGGGGTGTGCCACGGTACATTTGTGGCTGCCGAGCGGAGAAAACCGAGTCAGTCGTCTGGGGTGGAGGGTGAGCGATGGCCCGGCCGGTGGAAGCGCGCGGCGGAGCACGACGGACCGAAGTGGACGGCTAGACTCCGGAGCAGGAAACCACAGAGCCCGCCGACGATGGCTGGGCGGAGCGAGGGCCGGGACGGAAGCGGTCTGTGACGCTCCGGCAGCGACAGGTGTAGGTCTGCGCGGCGCCTACCCCGGGCCCGCCCCGGCCACCCAGGCTAGCCAAAGTCCCAGAGCCCACCCTCTGGAGTCCCCgaggcagggaaggagggaaggcgGAGAAAGAAGGTGACGCTGGAGCGGCCCTTGCAGCCCGCGTACGCACCTCCTTGGCGATCACCGCTACGCACACCGCCATCTTGGGAGCCCGACCGGCCGCGTCACGTGACGACGACGCCGGTCACGAAGCcggccaggccccgccccgctcGCCTGTCTTTCGGTCGGCCGTGACCCCGCCTTTCCTGTCACTCAGCCGACCTTGCCCCGCCTCTTCTGGTATTCAGTGGGCCTGACCCCGCCCTATCCGCCAACTCTAGTCCAAGAGTCTTGACCCCGCCCCTCCTGTTACTCAGATAGCGTGGCCTCGCCCCATCGCCAGGCCGGAAGGACCTCTCGCTTCGCGGGTCTGGCTCCTGCAGCTTCCCGGGTCAGTGGCACTTGGCCTGGTTGCCATGGCGGCGGTTGCTGTGGCGACCAGGTGGCGGCTGCTTCTGGTGCTAAGCGCCGCGGAGCTGGGGGTCACGGGCGCCCCTCAGCCCCCCAACATCCTGCTCTTGCTCATGGACGACGTGAGTGTCCGCGCGAGCCGGGATCCGGGGAGGGCTGCTGCGCTCGGCGCGGGGTAGGAGGCAGGGGAAGGGCGGCCAGCGGTGTGGGGGTCATGTCTGGCTGTTCATGAGTGAAGCTGAAGTGAGGTGGTCATTTGCGGGCCGAACCAGGAGAAGACCTTTCTGCCCTGCGCCtccactgccccctccctgccccacaccGCGCTGGAAGGTCTGAGCGGCAGCCCAGACCAACTGTGATGCTGGCCACGTGAGGACCAGGTCTCCAGGACCTATGCTCACCTGTTGCCCTCCAATTCTCCAGGCGTTGGTGGCAGAAAAAGAGTGCAGAGCTGACTGAGACCCCGTCCTGACTGCCCTGAAAGTCCCTTCTGCTGTCTTTGCCTTACTGGACCAGCGTTGCTTGGTCTGGCTGCTCTGCCTCTGCTGGGATTTCTGGCCAAAGGTCAGGTCTTTGTGGGGTGGTAAAGAACTGAACCAGAGGAATGTCCCCCGTTGAGCATGTGTGTGGCCCCAGGTCACCCTGGTCACTCTGGTGAGCCAACCCTGGGGTTAAACCAAGACGTTCCCAGCTTCTTTATGACTCGGTCCCTGTCCTCCTTCCCAGGAAAGCCAGGAATGTATTTTGGGTGAGTGAAATGGAGGTTCCCACACATATTTAGTGTCAGAAGAGTCATGAGTAAAAATATCTCAAAGTTCCCCCAAAAGGCCAGCAAAGACACTCCCGGTAGTCCGAGCTGAGGCCATGAGCCTCACATTGCTGCTGGACGCTCCTGGCTTGTCGGATTTGCAAGGTGCTGTGTGTGTAAAATGCTCAGATTTCAAACATCTAGtacaagaaaaagacataaagtaTATATCATGcaacattttttattatcaaAGTAATTCTTTGGAGTGTGTAGCTTATCCCTTCCactgtggatcttcccaacccaggaatcaaaccaggatctcctgcattgcaggcggatcctttaccagctgagctatcaggggatcCCTAATTCTTTATTACAAAAAGCTAACAACATTCAGATAAGCTAGAAAAGATTGCAGAGCCACCAATATGTAGTGGCTCCTCTCAGAGGTGAGGTAGAATGTGTTTCAGTTTAGTCACAGGTGTTCAGACACCTTGGCTCCCGAAGGGGCCCCAAAGCTCCTCTCCTTGGGAGCCCGTCTGATGGCTGGTTAGGAAACTTTGCTTCATAACCGATACGTGGATCTTGGGAATGCTTGCTGTGTTGCGGTCAGCCTCCTCAGAGCTCAGGTTCCCAGGCAGGAAGGCTGTTTAAGTACTTAAGTCATCGAGGCTGAACCAAGCTGAGCCCTTAGTCTCTCCCACTtctgcctctcccttccccaagGTGATGGTTCATTAGTGAAGACGGACGCTGCAGGCTTGTTGAGATGGTCGTTTCCTGGATTTATGCGGCTAAAAAAAGAACctagaaacttccctggtggtccagtggctaagagtctgcactcccaatgcagggggcccggggttcattctctggtcagagaactagatctcacatgccgcaattaagagttcacatgccacaacaaagaatgaagaccctgcgtgctgcaactaagactcggcacagccaaataaagtttgttttttttttaaagatttcaaattatgcaacaaagatggaagatcccatgtACAGCAACTAAGGCTCCAC of the Cervus canadensis isolate Bull #8, Minnesota chromosome 18, ASM1932006v1, whole genome shotgun sequence genome contains:
- the PABPN1L gene encoding embryonic polyadenylate-binding protein 2, yielding MWPFLSRALFPPPTEAWLQRASSDPEAQGWGAWSPAEKTRLGPGAGGEEEETGEAEEDDEEDAGFLLSLLEREGLAECPVPDQELEAIKLKLWAMEQAQGPEPPMVQELDEGEEAAGALLARQLLSPETDSPLEKAAADHRSVYVGNVDYGGTAQELEAYFNHCGEIHRVTILCDKFSGHPKGYAYIEFATESSAQAAVELDKSIFRGRVIKVLPKRTNLPGISSTDRGGLRGHPGARVGSFPHSGLQGGARFRPRGRSRGRGRFSPWFSPY
- the TRAPPC2L gene encoding trafficking protein particle complex subunit 2-like protein — translated: MAVCVAVIAKENYPLYIRSVPTENELKFHYMVHTSLDVVDEKISAMGKALVDQRELYLGLLYPTEDYKVYGYVTNSKVKFVMVVDSSNTALRDNEIRSMFRKLHNSYTDVMCNPFYNPGDRIQSRAFDGMVTSMMIQVC